A region of Nostoc sp. 'Peltigera membranacea cyanobiont' N6 DNA encodes the following proteins:
- a CDS encoding thioredoxin family protein: MVLSVSEQTFTQEVLESPIPVLVNFEAPWCGLCRIIHPLLLQFQAQCGDEIKLVGVNADQNFKLSTTYRLKSLPTLLLIENGTVRHRLEGFRGREDLRLALEDIKVSYSSYPKIYKSPKTADLERRSA, translated from the coding sequence ATGGTGTTGTCGGTTAGTGAACAGACATTTACTCAAGAAGTTTTAGAATCTCCTATTCCTGTTTTAGTTAACTTTGAAGCACCTTGGTGTGGGTTGTGTCGGATTATCCACCCGCTATTGTTGCAATTTCAAGCCCAATGTGGGGACGAAATTAAATTAGTTGGGGTTAATGCCGATCAAAATTTTAAATTGTCTACTACTTATAGGCTAAAGTCACTGCCAACTTTACTACTGATTGAAAATGGCACTGTTCGCCATCGCTTGGAAGGGTTTCGTGGCAGAGAAGATTTACGTCTAGCTTTAGAAGACATCAAAGTAAGCTACAGCAGTTACCCGAAAATTTACAAGAGTCCAAAAACAGCGGACTTAGAACGTCGGTCAGCCTGA